From the genome of Papaver somniferum cultivar HN1 chromosome 2, ASM357369v1, whole genome shotgun sequence, one region includes:
- the LOC113346866 gene encoding uncharacterized protein LOC113346866, producing MGGQKQGSKGGGGRYVGGFLQLFDWNGKSRKKLFSNKSPEGSKQGKRSEGNSTTSQLSQVDDDFYGRSTLRERSDYSCASSVTDEDGYGTKAPGVVARLMGLDCLPTSDIAEPYSSPLSDSRSLQDFHYRRTPEVLYGNEFVRSGYQCTESERYAEKPVEMRPQHNLNRPIDRFQSEVLPPRSVKAISITHHKLLSPIKNPGFIPSKAAAQIMEEASRIIGRGHQVTNRNKMPSLGSPSVPIKIRDLKEKMEASQRPSKLPESSRRSTESNAAKYLKGQSMNKSWNGSDDVPQVKSSTYSDESHSAGLKTKGKSVSLAVQAKVNVQRREALSSTSSRSVTTHKDRHEFKSNKPIKSQMNAQNSTRKKPALDRTSGVLRQNNQKQNSQTIRDRPQLKPSVPHQQGRKPLSSSSRDKAPSKVAGTSKVGVRRTVLESDDHEKEAAASKTKNVPRKKRPIESDSQFEKSNFSDTGSVDRDQLPRQSNAALDAQLKRAYDHRGSGMDVVSFTFTSPLKRPCSGSQSSGQVVERNINFCTDSNREETLTDVKYTRSPSLGLNGIGGDALSVLLEQKIKELTFGVESSSRSKSRSDVTSVSCSQSDSNCSSIDWHKLQGIEDVGKYSSCSSSSNNNSETRTKELDFRHPSPVSTLESSFSNESCISSDSGDSYFMNGGKQCSSVEAELQVSSNCPKKFPSVEFETELSDSASFPFRAGVSCEQTITFGATDYTRSDKWELEYVREILSNVELMFKDFTLGRAREIINPHLFDQLESRKYWPRVSAVEDEKESKLRRRTLFDCVGECLDLRCRRYVGGGSAKWAKGLAMVRRTDWLANEVYKEVSVWRAMDDVVDKDMSSQFGRWLEFEPEEFEVGLDVEKRILSSLVDELVVDMFY from the exons ATGGGGGGTCAAAAACAAGGTTCAAAGGGTGGAGGAGGACGTTATGTTGGTGGATTCCTTCAACTATTTGATTGGAATGGGAAGTCAAGGAAGAAGCTTTTTTCCAACAAGTCACCAG AGGGGTCGAAACAGGGAAAAAGAAGTGAAGGGAATTCCACTACATCACAGCTTAGTCAG GTTGATGATGATTTCTATGGAAGATCAACTCTCAGAGAAAGGAGTGATTATAGTTGTGCTTCTTCAGTGACCGACGAAGATGGATACGGAACTAAAGCTCCTGGGGTTGTAGCCAGGCTTATGGGATTGGATTGCTTACCCACTTCTGATATTGCTGAGCCCTACTCTAGTCCTCTTTCTGATTCCAGATCTCTTCAGGATTTTCATTACAGGAGAACTCCAGAGGTTCTGTATGGGAATGAATTCGTTCGTTCTGGCTACCAGTGCACTGAAAGTGAGAGATATGCTGAGAAGCCAGTTGAAATGAGACCTCAACACAACCTAAACAGGCCAATTGACAGGTTCCAAAGTGAAGTACTACCTCCAAGATCAGTTAAGGCCATTTCAATCACCCACCATAAGCTTTTGTCGCCTATCAAAAACCCTGGATTTATCCCAAGCAAGGCTGCTGCtcaaataatggaggaagcatcaAGGATTATCGGAAGGGGGCATCAGGTAACTAACAGGAACAAGATGCCGTCTCTTGGGTCTCCTTCGGTTCCTATAAAAATTCGGGATttgaaggagaaaatggaagctAGCCAAAGGCCATCTAAGCTCCCAGAATCATCCCGAAGGTCCACTGAATCCAATGCTGCTAAATATCTTAAAGGGCAGTCAATGAACAAAAGCTGGAATGGATCAGATGACGTGCCGCAAGTAAAGAGTTCGACATATTCAGATGAAAGTCATTCTGCTGGATTGAAGACCAAAGGAAAATCTGTCTCATTAGCTGTGCAAGCAAAAGTTAATGTTCAGAGAAGAGAAGCATTGAGTTCAACAAGCAGTAGAAGTGTTACGACCCATAAAGACAGACATGAGTTTAAGTCGAATAAGCCAATCAAGAGCCAAATGAATGCTCAAAACAGTACGCGGAAGAAGCCGGCCTTGGATCGCACCTCTGGCGTACTCAGGCAGAATAACCAGAAACAGAATAGCCAGACAATTAGAGATAGACCACAATTAAAGCCTTCGGTTCCTCACCAACAAGGTAGGAAACCTCTATCTTCTTCCAGCAGGGATAAAGCCCCAAGTAAGGTTGCAGGGACTTCCAAAGTTGGGGTCAGGAGGACAGTCTTAGAGAGTGATGATCACGAAAAAGAGGCAGCCGCGTCAAAAACAAAGAATGTTCCACGAAAGAAACGGCCTATAGAAAGCGATTCCCAATTCGAAAAAAGTAACTTTAGTGACACTGGTTCTGTTGATAGAGATCAGCTGCCTCGACAGTCTAATGCAGCATTAGATGCGCAGCTCAAGCGGGCATATGATCACAGAGGAAGTGGTATggatgttgtttcttttacattcACTTCTCCTCTGAAGAGACCATGTTCTGGATCTCAATCCTCTGGTCAGGTGGTGGAGAGAAATATCAACTTTTGTACGGATTCCAATAGGGAGGAAACTCTCACTGATGTAAAATATACAAGGTCACCTTCCCTGGGATTGAATGGGATAGGAGGAGATGCTTTGAGTGTTCTCttggaacaaaaaataaaagagcTAACGTTTGGAGTTGAGTCTTCTTCCCGTAGCAAATCAAGGAGTGATGTTACTTCTGTATCGTGTAGCCAATCTGACTCCAACTGCTCCTCAATTGATTGGCATAAGTTGCAA GGTATTGAAGATGTTGGGAAGTAtagcagttgcagcagcagcagcaacaacaacagcgaAACGAGAACAAAAGAGCTCGATTTTCGACATCCTAGTCCGGTATCAACTCTTGAATCATCTTTCTCAAATGAAAGTTGCATCTCTTCAGATAGTGGGGATAGTTACTTTATGAATG GTGGGAAACAATGTTCATCAGTTGAAGCTGAACTACAGGTTAGCTCAAATTGTCCTAAGAAGTTTCCATCAGTGGAGTTCGAGACCGAGTTATCTGATTCAGCATCGTTCCCATTTAGAGCTGGTGTGAGTTGTGAGCAAACAATAACATTCGGTGCCACAGATTACACAAGATCAGACAAGTGGGAGCTAGAGTATGTTAGAGAAATACTATCCAATGTAGAGTTGATGTTTAAGGATTTCACATTGGGTCGAGCCCGTGAAATCATAAATCCTCATCTATTTGACCAATTGGAAAGTCGAAAATATTGGCCACGAGTTTCCGCTGTAGAGGATGAAAAAGAAAGCAAGCTCCGACGCAGAACATTATTTGATTGTGTAGGTGAATGTTTGGATTTGAGATGCAGAAGATACGTTGGTGGGGGGAGTGCAAAATGGGCAAAGGGGTTAGCAATGGTGAGGAGAACAGATTGGTTGGCAAATGAGGTTTACAAGGAGGTTTCAGTATGGAGAGCCATGGATGATGTTGTCGACAAGGATATGAGTAGTCAGTTTGGGAGATGGCTTGAATTTGAACCTGAAGAATTTGAAGTTGGATTAGATGTAGAGAAAAGGATATTAAGTTCTTTAGTTGATGAATTAGTTGTTGATATGTTttattag